A single region of the Sciurus carolinensis chromosome 14, mSciCar1.2, whole genome shotgun sequence genome encodes:
- the Nipsnap3a gene encoding protein NipSnap homolog 3A isoform X3, giving the protein MLALRNRLARTLASRTVAPQVCSSFATGPRQNDGTFYEFRTYSLKPSKMNEFLENFKKNVHLRTAHSELIGYWSVEFGGRINKVFHIWKYDNFAHRTAVQKALAKDKEWQEQFLIPNLALIDKQESEITYLVPWCKLEKPPKEVHVLWWNESADSRAAGRHQSHEDPRVVAAVRESVNYLVSQQNVLLIPTSFSPLK; this is encoded by the exons ATGCTAGCCCTCCGAAACCGCCTGGCCAGGACTCTGGCCTCGCGCACAGTCGCGCCTCAG GTGTGCTCATCTTTTGCTACAGGCCCCAGGCAAAATGATGGAACATTCTATGAATTTCGTACCTATTCTCTTAAACCCTCAAAGATGAACGAGTTCCTGGAAAACTTCAAGAAAAATGTGCATCTTCGGACAGCTCACTCTGAATTGATTGGATATTGGAGTGTAGAATTTGGAGGCAGAATAAATAAAGTGTTTCACATTTGGAAGTATG ATAATTTTGCTCATCGAACTGCAGTTCAGAAAGCCTTGGCTAAAGATAAGGAATGGCAAGAACAATTCCTCATTCCAAATTTAGCTCTCATTGATAAACAAGAGAGTGAGATTACTTACCTGGTGCCATGGTGCAAATTAGAAAAGCCTCCAAAAGAGG TTCATGTTCTGTGGTGGAATGAGAGTGCAGACAGCCGTGCAGCTGGGAGGCATCAGTCTCACGAGGATCCCAGAGTTGTGGCGGCGG TTCGGGAAAGTGTCAACTACCTAGTGTCTCAGCAGAATGTGCTTCTGATTCCTACGTCATTTTCACCATTGAAATAG
- the Nipsnap3a gene encoding protein NipSnap homolog 3A isoform X1: protein MLALRNRLARTLASRTVAPQVCSSFATGPRQNDGTFYEFRTYSLKPSKMNEFLENFKKNVHLRTAHSELIGYWSVEFGGRINKVFHIWKYDNFAHRTAVQKALAKDKEWQEQFLIPNLALIDKQESEITYLVPWCKLEKPPKEGVYELASFQMKPGGPALWGDAFKRAVHAHINRGYTKLVGVFHAEYGALNKVHVLWWNESADSRAAGRHQSHEDPRVVAAVRESVNYLVSQQNVLLIPTSFSPLK, encoded by the exons ATGCTAGCCCTCCGAAACCGCCTGGCCAGGACTCTGGCCTCGCGCACAGTCGCGCCTCAG GTGTGCTCATCTTTTGCTACAGGCCCCAGGCAAAATGATGGAACATTCTATGAATTTCGTACCTATTCTCTTAAACCCTCAAAGATGAACGAGTTCCTGGAAAACTTCAAGAAAAATGTGCATCTTCGGACAGCTCACTCTGAATTGATTGGATATTGGAGTGTAGAATTTGGAGGCAGAATAAATAAAGTGTTTCACATTTGGAAGTATG ATAATTTTGCTCATCGAACTGCAGTTCAGAAAGCCTTGGCTAAAGATAAGGAATGGCAAGAACAATTCCTCATTCCAAATTTAGCTCTCATTGATAAACAAGAGAGTGAGATTACTTACCTGGTGCCATGGTGCAAATTAGAAAAGCCTCCAAAAGAGG gAGTCTATGAATTGGCTTCTTTTCAGATGAAACCCGGTGGCCCAGCTCTGTGGGGTGATGCATTTAAAAGGGCAGTTCATGCCCACATAAATCGAGGCTATACAAAATTAGTTGGTGTTTTCCATGCAGAATATGGAGCACTCAACAAAG TTCATGTTCTGTGGTGGAATGAGAGTGCAGACAGCCGTGCAGCTGGGAGGCATCAGTCTCACGAGGATCCCAGAGTTGTGGCGGCGG TTCGGGAAAGTGTCAACTACCTAGTGTCTCAGCAGAATGTGCTTCTGATTCCTACGTCATTTTCACCATTGAAATAG
- the Nipsnap3a gene encoding protein NipSnap homolog 3A isoform X2, with translation MLALRNRLARTLASRTVAPQVCSSFATGPRQNDGTFYEFRTYSLKPSKMNEFLENFKKNVHLRTAHSELIGYWSVEFGGRINKVFHIWKYDNFAHRTAVQKALAKDKEWQEQFLIPNLALIDKQESEITYLVPWCKLEKPPKEGVYELASFQMKPGGPALWGDAFKRAVHAHINRGYTKLVGVFHAEYGALNKGVFVKEINRYRQPGFESQHHCLVTL, from the exons ATGCTAGCCCTCCGAAACCGCCTGGCCAGGACTCTGGCCTCGCGCACAGTCGCGCCTCAG GTGTGCTCATCTTTTGCTACAGGCCCCAGGCAAAATGATGGAACATTCTATGAATTTCGTACCTATTCTCTTAAACCCTCAAAGATGAACGAGTTCCTGGAAAACTTCAAGAAAAATGTGCATCTTCGGACAGCTCACTCTGAATTGATTGGATATTGGAGTGTAGAATTTGGAGGCAGAATAAATAAAGTGTTTCACATTTGGAAGTATG ATAATTTTGCTCATCGAACTGCAGTTCAGAAAGCCTTGGCTAAAGATAAGGAATGGCAAGAACAATTCCTCATTCCAAATTTAGCTCTCATTGATAAACAAGAGAGTGAGATTACTTACCTGGTGCCATGGTGCAAATTAGAAAAGCCTCCAAAAGAGG gAGTCTATGAATTGGCTTCTTTTCAGATGAAACCCGGTGGCCCAGCTCTGTGGGGTGATGCATTTAAAAGGGCAGTTCATGCCCACATAAATCGAGGCTATACAAAATTAGTTGGTGTTTTCCATGCAGAATATGGAGCACTCAACAAAG GAGTTTttgttaaggaaataaacagatacAGACagcctggatttgaatcccagcaTCATTGCTTAGTAACTTTGTGA